The Antarcticibacterium sp. 1MA-6-2 genome has a window encoding:
- a CDS encoding DUF4252 domain-containing protein — protein sequence MKKIAILVAVALISLTGYSQSFEKYDSMKEVDAVVMTSKMFKLLSKVDLSADDPEAQQYLNLIDNLKEIRVYSSHQQGVRSQMATDVASYLKKGTLDELMRVSEGGNNIKFYSKPGRNDNFVSELFMFMEGQKDGKPVSVIMSITGDLDLTKISKLTSDLKVPGSEELKNVKANKSK from the coding sequence ATGAAAAAGATAGCAATTTTAGTCGCCGTAGCCCTAATATCTTTAACGGGATACTCGCAAAGTTTTGAGAAGTACGATTCAATGAAGGAAGTAGATGCCGTGGTCATGACAAGCAAAATGTTTAAACTATTGTCAAAAGTAGATTTAAGTGCAGATGATCCCGAGGCCCAGCAATACCTTAATTTAATCGATAATTTAAAGGAAATTAGAGTGTATAGTTCCCACCAGCAAGGGGTGCGGTCACAAATGGCCACAGATGTTGCCTCTTATCTTAAAAAAGGTACGCTGGATGAATTAATGAGAGTGAGTGAAGGTGGAAATAATATCAAGTTCTATTCTAAACCCGGCCGTAATGACAATTTTGTAAGTGAACTGTTTATGTTTATGGAAGGGCAGAAAGATGGAAAACCTGTTTCTGTAATAATGAGTATTACAGGAGACTTGGATCTTACAAAGATTTCTAAACTAACTTCTGATCTTAAAGTACCAGGGTCTGAAGAATTGAAAAATGTAAAAGCAAATAAGTCTAAATAA
- a CDS encoding RNA polymerase sigma factor — protein sequence MNQNTFVKLIDPVKDKIYRLALRLLTSREAAEDATQDVILKLWSRNDKLNHYANLEAFAMTVTKNHCLDQLKLKQNNNLKIVHSNYDSKENNQHQQLEISDELDQVNKILNALPEQQKLIFQLRDVEQYDYEEISEITQMNETAIRVALSRARKKIREELIKKHNYGIN from the coding sequence ATGAACCAAAACACCTTTGTTAAACTAATTGATCCCGTTAAGGATAAAATTTATCGTTTGGCACTGCGATTGCTAACGTCAAGGGAAGCAGCCGAGGATGCGACCCAAGATGTAATATTAAAATTGTGGAGCCGGAATGATAAACTCAATCACTATGCCAATCTTGAGGCCTTTGCGATGACAGTAACGAAAAACCACTGCCTTGATCAGTTGAAATTGAAGCAGAACAATAATTTAAAAATAGTTCACAGCAATTACGATAGTAAAGAAAATAACCAACATCAACAGCTGGAGATAAGTGATGAACTGGACCAGGTAAATAAGATTCTGAATGCCTTGCCGGAACAGCAAAAACTAATTTTTCAACTAAGGGATGTAGAGCAATATGATTATGAAGAAATATCAGAAATAACCCAAATGAATGAAACCGCAATTCGTGTGGCACTTTCAAGGGCGAGAAAAAAAATAAGAGAAGAATTAATAAAAAAACACAACTATGGAATTAACTAA
- a CDS encoding S41 family peptidase, which yields MKLLKLFLLALLVSSSTISCSKDEDDIGPQAVKPGDKRDFTVENFIYKGMNLYYLYKADIPQLANDYFDTQSQLNDFIDNYPTPEDFFYDGVVASQDRFSWIVDDYIELENSFAGITKTSGMSYVLSYYSEDSNNIFGVVRFVEPGTSAQVAGVKRGDIFTKVNGEQLTDTNYGALLGGDSYTLNIASIEENTIIDSGETVNLTTAVYQSNPVYIAKTLTIDGKKIGYLMYNSFTNEFDEQLNTAFGQFKADNVEELILDLRYNSGGDVRTATDLAAMITYQFPGQVFMKEEWNAELQEYWEENDPNGLVNKFNTTLRSGTQINSLMLERVYVLTSSRSASASELIINGLDPYIDVVQVGDKTTKQIYGIHYLIRFTQF from the coding sequence ATGAAATTATTAAAGCTTTTTTTACTGGCCCTACTTGTAAGTAGCTCTACTATTTCTTGTTCTAAAGATGAAGATGACATAGGTCCTCAGGCAGTAAAACCGGGTGATAAGAGAGATTTTACAGTTGAGAACTTTATTTATAAAGGAATGAATTTATATTATCTCTATAAGGCTGATATTCCGCAATTAGCAAATGATTATTTTGACACGCAGTCCCAACTGAATGATTTTATTGATAACTACCCTACTCCCGAAGATTTTTTCTACGATGGAGTTGTAGCATCACAAGATAGGTTTAGCTGGATTGTAGATGATTATATAGAGCTTGAAAATTCTTTCGCGGGAATAACTAAAACTTCGGGAATGTCTTATGTCCTTAGTTATTACTCTGAAGATTCAAATAATATTTTTGGAGTGGTGCGATTTGTTGAACCCGGAACTTCTGCTCAGGTTGCAGGTGTTAAGAGAGGAGATATCTTCACAAAGGTAAATGGGGAACAATTAACTGATACTAATTACGGGGCGTTGTTAGGCGGTGATAGCTATACCCTTAATATCGCCAGTATTGAGGAAAACACTATTATAGATTCAGGAGAAACAGTAAATCTTACAACTGCAGTTTATCAATCAAATCCCGTTTACATAGCTAAAACTTTAACCATTGACGGTAAAAAGATTGGGTACCTAATGTATAATAGTTTTACAAATGAGTTTGATGAACAATTAAATACTGCCTTTGGACAATTTAAAGCAGATAATGTTGAAGAATTAATTCTTGATCTTCGTTACAACAGCGGTGGAGACGTTAGAACTGCCACAGATCTTGCAGCCATGATTACTTACCAGTTTCCGGGACAGGTATTTATGAAAGAAGAATGGAATGCTGAACTTCAGGAATATTGGGAAGAAAATGATCCTAATGGATTGGTCAATAAATTTAATACCACTTTAAGAAGTGGAACACAAATAAATAGTTTGATGCTGGAGAGAGTTTATGTATTAACTTCCTCTCGATCTGCTTCTGCAAGTGAGTTAATAATTAATGGTTTGGATCCTTATATTGATGTAGTTCAGGTTGGAGATAAAACAACTAAGCAAATTTACGGCATCCACTACCTTATACGATTCACCCAATTTTAG
- a CDS encoding S41 family peptidase, with protein sequence MKLTKNNNFLLIFLLGLLFSCSADNEEFIEEETENNIDNPASTIIKKDLEVQKFIYRGMSDIYLYNSDVDLLASDYFATQEDKEDFLDNYTKPEDLFERLMASHDRFSYIMDDYNDYNKTSGGLDAITGMSYGLVSYCTNCSEVFGYVKLVLPGSNADDKGVKRGMIFNRIDGQQITTSNYNELLDSNSFSIGLAKIEDNTISELDQTITISEREQKENPIAYNKVMDIDGEKVGYLYYNSFDEDYDEDLNNAFKELKGAGVTELVLDLRYNGGGSVRTATDLAAMITKPIPGQLFMKEKWNQKYQKYYEQNKPEYLLNNFNKTLRTGTPINSLNLSRVFVLTTASSASASELIINGLDPYIDVVQIGDVTTGKFQASVTLYDSEDFSKDHASLKTTHKYAMQPLVLKSHNAHDVSDYVNGLTPDITLKENVRNLGILGDPSEPLLKVALDVIKGNRVSIPEVKEYKNIGESGMFEPEYQRMYIDKLPEVIE encoded by the coding sequence ATGAAATTGACAAAAAATAATAACTTTTTATTGATCTTCCTGCTAGGTTTGCTGTTCAGTTGTTCAGCCGATAATGAGGAATTTATTGAGGAGGAAACTGAAAATAATATTGATAATCCTGCCAGTACAATAATTAAGAAGGATCTTGAGGTACAAAAATTTATATATCGTGGGATGAGTGATATTTATTTATACAACAGTGACGTGGATTTACTTGCCTCTGATTATTTTGCGACCCAGGAGGATAAAGAAGATTTTTTGGACAACTACACCAAACCCGAAGACTTATTCGAAAGACTTATGGCATCCCATGATCGCTTTAGTTATATTATGGATGATTATAATGATTATAATAAAACTTCAGGAGGCTTAGATGCCATTACAGGAATGAGCTATGGATTGGTAAGCTACTGTACTAATTGTTCTGAAGTATTTGGTTATGTGAAATTAGTACTGCCGGGATCTAATGCAGACGATAAAGGAGTAAAAAGAGGAATGATCTTTAACAGGATCGACGGGCAACAAATAACTACTTCCAATTACAATGAACTGTTGGATTCTAACAGCTTTAGCATTGGTCTTGCTAAAATCGAAGATAATACAATAAGTGAGTTAGATCAAACTATCACCATTTCTGAACGTGAGCAAAAAGAAAATCCAATTGCCTACAATAAAGTTATGGATATCGATGGTGAAAAAGTTGGTTATTTATACTATAATAGTTTTGATGAAGATTACGATGAAGATCTAAACAATGCTTTTAAGGAATTAAAAGGAGCCGGAGTTACTGAGCTGGTCTTAGATCTAAGGTACAACGGTGGAGGTTCTGTAAGAACTGCGACTGATCTTGCTGCAATGATTACTAAGCCAATTCCTGGCCAGCTCTTTATGAAAGAGAAATGGAATCAAAAATATCAGAAATATTACGAGCAAAATAAACCGGAGTATTTGTTGAATAATTTTAATAAGACCTTGAGAACAGGAACTCCCATTAATAGTCTTAATCTTTCCCGTGTGTTTGTTTTAACAACTGCATCTTCTGCTTCAGCAAGTGAATTAATTATTAATGGACTAGATCCTTATATTGATGTCGTACAAATTGGAGATGTAACTACAGGAAAATTTCAGGCTTCGGTCACTCTATATGATTCTGAAGATTTTTCCAAAGATCACGCATCTTTAAAAACCACGCATAAGTATGCCATGCAACCCCTCGTTTTAAAATCTCATAATGCCCATGATGTATCAGATTACGTAAATGGACTTACTCCTGATATTACTTTAAAAGAGAATGTTAGGAATCTGGGAATACTGGGAGACCCTTCAGAACCTTTACTAAAGGTGGCGCTGGATGTAATTAAAGGCAACAGAGTTTCCATTCCTGAAGTTAAAGAATATAAAAATATAGGAGAAAGCGGAATGTTTGAGCCGGAATATCAAAGAATGTATATAGACAAATTGCCTGAAGTAATAGAGTAA
- a CDS encoding TonB-dependent receptor domain-containing protein, with product MRKESTNNYKSPFLFSAGGRYKFSEFYILKLNVSRNFRIPTYNDLYWTTSGNTVLNPEVSLQGEIGNSFTWKGIGLDLTAYYIDIKNMIQWIPGSNGEWRPRNVAEVRTYGLEGLMRWNRKIGDQQYVNLNATYAYTVSENRDTYQQLIYVPFHKTTASLEYKNKRWEVNYQLMFNGEVFTRSNNDTRYNLSSYSVSNIASSYGFGNMANYRLGARVNNLFDEAYQSMENRWMPGINFNIYLNLNF from the coding sequence TTGCGGAAGGAAAGCACCAATAATTATAAAAGTCCCTTCCTTTTTTCAGCAGGAGGGCGCTATAAATTTTCAGAATTTTATATTCTTAAGCTGAACGTCTCCCGAAATTTTCGAATCCCAACCTATAATGATCTCTACTGGACAACATCTGGAAATACAGTTTTAAATCCGGAAGTTTCTCTGCAAGGGGAAATTGGAAACAGCTTTACCTGGAAAGGAATAGGTTTAGATCTTACTGCTTACTATATAGATATTAAAAATATGATCCAGTGGATTCCCGGAAGTAACGGTGAGTGGAGACCCAGAAATGTGGCAGAAGTTAGAACCTATGGGCTTGAAGGACTAATGAGGTGGAACAGGAAAATTGGAGATCAACAGTATGTAAACCTTAATGCTACCTATGCTTATACAGTTTCAGAAAACCGAGACACTTACCAACAGTTAATTTATGTGCCTTTTCATAAAACTACTGCTTCCCTGGAATATAAAAACAAGCGATGGGAGGTGAATTACCAACTTATGTTCAACGGTGAAGTTTTTACCCGGTCAAACAATGATACTCGCTATAATCTGTCTTCTTACTCAGTTTCAAATATAGCCTCTTCCTATGGTTTTGGAAATATGGCAAATTACAGACTGGGTGCGCGTGTAAATAATCTTTTTGATGAAGCCTATCAAAGTATGGAAAATCGCTGGATGCCCGGCATAAACTTTAATATATACCTAAACCTTAATTTTTAA
- a CDS encoding TonB-dependent receptor: MWNGININSQFNGQIDFNTINAAGFDEIAVRGGGGSVAYGTGAIGGTVHLNTNLSFRDRLENDLFLEYGSFNTLDARYRLKAGWEKWSISVAGAHNSSDNDYEWPNARKNLNGQFYSNSINFGIAY; this comes from the coding sequence TTGTGGAATGGGATCAATATTAATTCACAATTTAACGGGCAAATAGATTTTAATACTATTAATGCTGCAGGCTTTGATGAGATAGCAGTTAGGGGCGGCGGAGGAAGTGTTGCCTATGGCACTGGGGCAATTGGAGGAACCGTACATTTAAATACAAATTTGTCCTTTCGGGATAGACTGGAAAATGATCTTTTTCTTGAATACGGAAGCTTTAATACTCTTGATGCTCGTTACAGGCTAAAGGCAGGTTGGGAAAAATGGAGTATATCTGTGGCAGGAGCGCATAATAGTTCAGATAACGATTATGAATGGCCAAACGCCAGGAAAAATCTTAACGGACAGTTCTACAGTAATTCCATAAACTTTGGGATTGCATACTAG
- a CDS encoding ABC transporter substrate-binding protein codes for MKNNLLLIFAVLFLSCKGESEKGSSPKPTEAELVEIKYAEGFSIESYEGYKVLIVKDPWPDANQIYRYLLVEDEAKVPADLKFEHKIKIPVENIVVTSTTHIPSLEVLESEEKLIGFPGLDYVSSQKTRNRIESGEITELGKNEAINTEILIASNPDLVIGFAVNGNNKTYNTLKRAGILVIFNGDWTENSPLGKAEWIKFFGALFNKSKEAEEYFIRVEINYQAAKTLAKAAEEKPVVLSGSMYKEQWYVPYGNSWLAQFIEDSNASYIYKDTEGSGSIALAFETVLSDAQNADYWVAPGQFISFEQLQEASHHYEQFKAVTSKNVFTYANTKGETGGVIFYEQAPNRPDLVLKDLISIFHPSLLPDYERTFFKPLD; via the coding sequence TTGAAAAATAATCTCTTACTCATTTTCGCTGTTCTATTCTTATCCTGTAAAGGAGAAAGCGAAAAAGGCTCTTCTCCCAAACCAACTGAAGCTGAGCTGGTTGAAATTAAATATGCTGAAGGATTTTCTATTGAATCTTATGAGGGTTATAAAGTCCTTATCGTTAAAGATCCCTGGCCAGATGCCAATCAAATTTACCGCTATTTACTTGTAGAGGATGAAGCAAAAGTACCTGCTGATTTAAAGTTTGAGCACAAAATTAAAATTCCTGTAGAAAATATTGTCGTTACATCCACCACCCATATCCCCTCACTTGAAGTTTTAGAAAGTGAAGAAAAATTAATAGGATTCCCGGGACTTGATTATGTTTCTTCTCAAAAAACAAGAAATAGGATTGAAAGTGGAGAAATAACCGAATTAGGAAAAAATGAAGCGATCAATACTGAAATCCTAATTGCTTCAAATCCTGACCTGGTGATTGGTTTCGCGGTAAACGGTAACAATAAAACTTACAACACATTAAAAAGAGCTGGAATACTAGTCATTTTCAATGGAGACTGGACAGAAAATTCACCTTTAGGAAAAGCCGAATGGATAAAATTTTTTGGCGCACTCTTTAATAAATCTAAAGAAGCTGAAGAATATTTCATCCGGGTGGAGATAAATTATCAGGCAGCAAAAACACTTGCAAAGGCAGCTGAAGAAAAACCTGTTGTCTTAAGTGGCTCAATGTACAAGGAGCAGTGGTACGTTCCCTATGGTAATTCCTGGCTTGCGCAATTCATTGAAGATTCTAATGCTTCATATATTTACAAGGATACTGAAGGAAGTGGTAGTATTGCCCTGGCCTTTGAAACCGTCTTAAGTGATGCTCAAAATGCTGATTATTGGGTTGCTCCCGGTCAATTTATATCTTTTGAACAATTACAGGAAGCTTCTCATCATTACGAGCAATTTAAAGCAGTAACATCAAAAAATGTATTCACTTATGCTAACACTAAAGGTGAAACAGGCGGAGTTATTTTTTATGAGCAGGCACCCAATAGACCAGATCTGGTTTTGAAGGACCTTATCTCGATATTCCACCCCTCTTTACTTCCGGATTATGAGAGGACATTCTTTAAACCCTTAGATTAA
- a CDS encoding iron ABC transporter permease: MQGSTHYKILLLILFLAVIAFSILNLSLGSVNIPVREVFNTFLGEEVSRESWKYILIEFRLPKVMTAILTGSGLAVSGLLMQTLFRNPLAGPYVLGLSSGASLGVALIIMGSYVFGGVATSFLLSKWSLVIAASLGSLLVLLAVLLASAKLRDTMAILIIGLMFASLTAAVVSVLSYFSPAAQLQQYVFWSFGSLGNLSWEEVGILFIFWILGIIISVFCIKNLNSLLLGEQYARSLGVSIGRNRLLIILATSLLAGSITAFAGPIAFVGLAVPHLIRNVISLNDHRILLPAVILGGAILMLVCDIVAQLPGSQYTLPINAITSLVGAPVVIWLLVRKRKFIF; the protein is encoded by the coding sequence ATGCAAGGAAGTACCCATTATAAGATACTTTTACTCATTCTGTTTTTAGCGGTCATTGCCTTTTCAATTTTAAATTTAAGCCTGGGATCGGTTAATATCCCGGTGAGGGAAGTTTTTAACACATTTCTTGGGGAGGAAGTTAGCAGGGAAAGCTGGAAATATATTCTTATTGAATTTCGTCTTCCAAAGGTAATGACGGCCATTCTCACGGGATCTGGTCTTGCGGTTAGCGGGCTTTTAATGCAGACCTTATTTCGCAACCCTCTGGCAGGTCCCTACGTCCTGGGACTTAGCAGTGGAGCCAGCCTGGGAGTTGCTCTTATAATTATGGGTTCGTACGTTTTTGGAGGAGTAGCCACTAGCTTTTTACTTTCCAAATGGAGCCTGGTAATAGCCGCAAGTTTGGGGAGTTTACTTGTTTTACTAGCGGTACTTCTCGCTTCAGCCAAACTGCGGGATACTATGGCTATTTTAATTATAGGTCTTATGTTCGCCAGTCTCACTGCTGCAGTGGTAAGCGTTTTATCTTATTTTAGTCCTGCAGCACAATTGCAACAATATGTCTTTTGGTCTTTTGGCAGCCTGGGAAATCTTTCCTGGGAAGAAGTAGGAATTTTATTTATTTTCTGGATCCTGGGAATAATTATCTCTGTCTTCTGCATTAAAAATTTAAATTCGCTTCTGCTGGGGGAGCAATATGCCAGGAGCCTGGGAGTAAGCATTGGCAGAAACAGACTCTTGATAATACTGGCCACAAGTTTGTTGGCAGGAAGTATCACCGCCTTTGCAGGTCCCATTGCATTTGTAGGATTAGCGGTCCCTCATTTGATAAGAAATGTGATCTCTTTAAATGATCACAGGATATTGCTTCCCGCTGTGATTTTAGGTGGAGCCATTTTAATGCTTGTGTGTGATATAGTTGCACAATTACCCGGCAGTCAATATACTTTACCTATTAATGCCATCACCTCTCTCGTTGGAGCTCCTGTAGTCATATGGCTATTGGTGAGGAAGCGAAAATTTATATTTTAA
- a CDS encoding ATP-binding cassette domain-containing protein has translation MGVNGVGKSTLLRTLSGVQEALLGEIFIRSKPLQETSSLELAELVSVVLT, from the coding sequence GTGGGTGTTAACGGGGTTGGAAAATCTACTCTCTTACGTACATTAAGTGGAGTGCAGGAAGCTCTCCTGGGAGAAATTTTTATTAGATCGAAGCCTTTACAGGAAACTTCATCATTAGAACTGGCAGAATTGGTGAGTGTCGTGCTTACTTAA
- a CDS encoding ABC transporter ATP-binding protein: protein MGRQPYTNWIGTLSQKDSEHIRNSLKLIDIEDIQHKKCYELSDGQLQKVLIGRALAQDTPVVLLDEPTTHLDIYHQAYVLKLLKRLTIQTRKSIVFSTHEINLALQLCDKIILMKKDDVMIGSPFQLMENEAFSRIFPEDLIVFDKSSQSFKIKP from the coding sequence TTGGGAAGACAACCTTATACCAATTGGATAGGAACATTATCACAAAAGGACAGTGAGCACATCAGGAATTCTCTGAAATTAATTGATATTGAAGATATACAACATAAGAAATGTTATGAGTTGAGTGACGGTCAACTTCAAAAGGTACTAATAGGCCGGGCACTTGCACAGGATACTCCGGTAGTGCTGCTGGATGAACCCACCACACATCTTGATATTTACCACCAGGCGTACGTATTAAAACTCCTGAAAAGACTTACAATTCAAACGAGGAAAAGTATAGTATTTTCTACGCACGAGATTAATCTGGCCCTGCAGTTATGCGATAAGATCATTTTGATGAAAAAAGATGACGTAATGATAGGTTCTCCTTTTCAACTCATGGAAAATGAGGCCTTCTCCAGAATTTTTCCTGAAGATCTCATCGTTTTTGATAAATCATCTCAATCATTTAAAATTAAACCTTAA
- a CDS encoding DNA recombination protein RmuC: MDFILNPFYLLLALALGYLLGNYIAGLKAKARSGDLAEKNNQLKLKIEDLNNQHINSVEEFKKERSEALLHHENLLFKVEKERDLLRKERDFFSNDLTRRNAEFENLQQRNLEQKEEVEQLQKKFEAQFENLANKIFEEKSEKFTNLNKENIQNILHPLNEKIKSFEEKVQKNNSDFIERHAQLGEQLQFLNKQNIRISEEATNLTKALKGDSQMQGNWGEMILERVLERSGLQKDSEYFVQQNFQTEEGKNIRPDVVIFLPGNKKMIVDSKVSLVAYERCMNEPEESLRRNHIKDHLTSVKKRVEELSAKNYHILYEMESPDFVLLFIPIESAFAMASGEYPNLYSEAFDKNIIIVTPTTLLAVLKTVDTMWQNEKQKQNAIDIATQAKCAL; this comes from the coding sequence ATGGATTTTATTCTGAACCCGTTTTATTTACTTCTTGCTCTCGCCCTGGGTTACTTGCTGGGCAACTATATCGCTGGTTTAAAAGCTAAAGCAAGATCGGGTGATTTAGCTGAAAAAAACAATCAATTAAAACTTAAGATTGAAGACCTTAATAATCAGCATATCAACAGTGTTGAAGAATTTAAAAAAGAAAGGTCTGAAGCACTACTTCACCACGAAAACCTGTTATTTAAAGTAGAAAAAGAGAGAGATCTATTGAGGAAAGAAAGAGATTTTTTCAGCAATGATCTTACCCGAAGAAATGCAGAATTTGAGAACCTTCAGCAAAGAAATCTGGAACAAAAAGAGGAAGTAGAACAACTTCAGAAAAAATTTGAAGCGCAATTTGAAAATCTGGCGAACAAGATCTTTGAAGAAAAATCAGAAAAATTTACCAACCTTAATAAGGAAAATATTCAAAATATTTTGCACCCGCTAAACGAGAAGATCAAAAGTTTTGAAGAAAAGGTTCAAAAGAATAATTCCGACTTTATAGAGCGGCATGCACAGTTGGGTGAGCAACTTCAATTCCTTAATAAACAAAACATCAGGATTAGTGAGGAAGCTACCAATCTCACAAAAGCATTAAAAGGAGATTCCCAAATGCAGGGGAACTGGGGGGAAATGATTCTGGAAAGAGTCCTGGAACGAAGCGGTTTGCAGAAAGACAGCGAATATTTTGTGCAGCAGAATTTTCAAACAGAAGAAGGGAAGAACATTCGTCCTGATGTAGTGATCTTTTTACCCGGAAATAAGAAAATGATCGTAGATTCTAAAGTCTCTCTTGTGGCGTATGAGCGCTGTATGAATGAACCTGAAGAATCTCTTCGCAGGAATCATATAAAAGATCATCTCACTTCGGTAAAAAAACGGGTGGAGGAATTGAGTGCTAAAAACTATCACATACTTTACGAAATGGAGAGCCCTGATTTCGTATTGTTATTTATCCCAATAGAATCTGCATTTGCAATGGCATCGGGTGAATATCCAAATTTGTATTCTGAAGCATTTGATAAAAACATTATTATAGTTACTCCCACCACTCTTTTAGCTGTTTTGAAAACTGTGGATACGATGTGGCAAAATGAGAAACAAAAACAAAATGCCATTGACATTGCAACTCAGGCTAAGTGCGCTTTATGA
- the rmuC gene encoding DNA recombination protein RmuC: MPLTLQLRLSALYDSFVNLTDDLQKIGRQLGTVQGSYDTAIKKLTNKGNLVNRVEKLKKLGAKASKQLDQKLLTRAQNSSDSYEIDDAE; this comes from the coding sequence ATGCCATTGACATTGCAACTCAGGCTAAGTGCGCTTTATGATTCTTTTGTAAATCTCACAGACGATCTTCAGAAGATTGGTCGTCAATTAGGTACTGTGCAGGGAAGTTATGATACTGCCATTAAAAAGTTAACTAATAAAGGAAATTTAGTGAACCGGGTTGAAAAATTGAAAAAATTGGGTGCAAAAGCAAGCAAGCAGCTGGATCAAAAGCTTCTCACCCGCGCCCAAAATAGCAGTGATAGTTACGAAATTGATGATGCTGAATAA
- a CDS encoding 6-phosphogluconate dehydrogenase, whose amino-acid sequence MKKTLYYILGSLLLLYLLYFAFIYFVPYSEGTRTGELIKFSRKGVITKTWEGEISQGISGAQIFQFSVLDGNKEVIKELRENEGNYVKLTYVERYSTFIFWGDTRYFITEVEEARSPHFRDR is encoded by the coding sequence ATGAAAAAGACGCTTTACTATATATTGGGAAGTTTACTACTACTTTACCTTCTCTATTTTGCTTTCATTTACTTTGTACCCTATAGCGAAGGGACTCGTACCGGGGAATTAATAAAATTCAGCAGGAAAGGTGTTATTACTAAAACCTGGGAAGGTGAAATTAGCCAGGGAATAAGTGGTGCCCAGATTTTCCAGTTTTCCGTTCTAGACGGGAATAAAGAAGTTATAAAGGAGCTAAGGGAAAACGAAGGTAATTATGTAAAACTCACATACGTTGAAAGGTATTCTACCTTTATATTTTGGGGAGATACCCGCTATTTTATTACAGAAGTTGAAGAGGCAAGATCGCCACATTTTAGAGACAGATAA
- a CDS encoding acyl-CoA thioesterase, whose amino-acid sequence MHEKFKKITQSQVVISELMLPSHSNFNGKIHGGYILSLLDQIAFACASKHSGVYCVTASVDTVDFLNPIEIGELVTMKASVNYVGSSSMVIGIRVEAENIQTGVVKHCNSSHFTMVAKDKEGKSVKVPGLIIETDDDIRRFVKSIQRSNMKKKRKQEFHETDFTSSEYLHLLKDHNVKLEMK is encoded by the coding sequence ATGCACGAAAAATTTAAAAAAATAACCCAGTCACAGGTAGTAATTTCCGAATTAATGCTTCCCTCCCATTCCAATTTTAATGGGAAAATCCATGGAGGATATATTTTGTCACTCCTAGACCAGATCGCCTTTGCCTGTGCCTCCAAACACTCCGGTGTCTATTGTGTTACAGCAAGCGTGGACACAGTAGATTTTTTAAATCCTATTGAAATTGGAGAACTCGTCACAATGAAAGCTTCAGTTAATTACGTGGGTTCCAGTTCCATGGTCATAGGTATTAGAGTGGAGGCTGAAAACATTCAAACAGGAGTAGTAAAACATTGTAATTCCTCTCATTTTACAATGGTAGCAAAGGATAAAGAAGGAAAATCGGTCAAAGTTCCAGGTCTCATAATAGAAACTGATGATGATATACGCAGGTTCGTCAAAAGCATTCAACGAAGCAATATGAAAAAGAAGCGCAAGCAGGAATTTCATGAAACCGATTTTACCTCCAGTGAATACCTTCATTTACTTAAAGATCACAACGTGAAGTTGGAAATGAAATGA